In Streptomyces violaceusniger Tu 4113, one DNA window encodes the following:
- a CDS encoding helix-turn-helix domain-containing protein, whose translation MDRQSVNRIEQGHQAPGLDTLIRMGEALSVPLADLVRGV comes from the coding sequence ATGGACCGGCAGTCCGTGAACCGAATCGAACAGGGGCACCAGGCGCCAGGGCTCGACACCCTCATCCGCATGGGCGAGGCACTCTCAGTGCCCCTGGCTGACCTCGTTCGCGGGGTGTGA
- a CDS encoding MgtC/SapB family protein has protein sequence MDRTEGTDVRLIAAPMWEFGVDQGVRQFAELGVALVLSTLIGLERAVRQKSAGLRTHTLVGVGSALFMQVSQYGFADVLLRDHVGLDPSRVAAQVVSGIGFIGGGLIFVRRDAVRGLTTAATVWLTCAVGMACGGGLALLATAVTAVHFLVIRGYPLLTRRLPALWSAERVELQLSYRVGAGLLPRVLELCTAAGYRVLRVRVDRAPWKGRDRTTRVVRGEEEARPADTGVAEVQLALEGTGDVLRLVGAISELDGVLGADAGRDLDDSE, from the coding sequence ATGGACCGGACAGAAGGGACGGATGTGCGACTGATCGCCGCTCCGATGTGGGAATTCGGTGTCGACCAGGGAGTCCGGCAGTTCGCCGAGCTCGGCGTCGCGCTGGTGCTGTCCACCCTGATCGGGCTCGAGAGGGCGGTGCGGCAGAAGAGCGCCGGGCTGCGCACCCACACCCTGGTGGGCGTGGGCAGCGCGCTGTTCATGCAGGTTTCCCAGTACGGCTTCGCCGATGTGCTGTTGCGCGACCACGTCGGCCTGGACCCGTCACGGGTGGCGGCGCAGGTCGTCTCCGGTATCGGCTTCATCGGCGGCGGCCTGATCTTCGTCCGGCGCGATGCCGTCCGCGGGCTGACCACCGCGGCGACCGTCTGGCTCACCTGTGCGGTGGGCATGGCCTGCGGCGGTGGTCTGGCCCTGCTGGCCACCGCGGTCACCGCGGTGCACTTCCTGGTGATCCGCGGCTATCCGCTGCTCACCCGCCGGCTGCCGGCCCTCTGGTCGGCCGAACGGGTGGAGTTGCAGCTCTCCTACCGGGTGGGCGCCGGGCTGCTGCCACGTGTCCTGGAGCTGTGTACGGCGGCCGGGTACCGGGTGCTGCGGGTCCGGGTGGACCGGGCGCCCTGGAAGGGCCGGGACCGCACCACCCGGGTCGTCCGGGGCGAGGAGGAGGCCCGGCCCGCCGATACGGGCGTCGCCGAGGTGCAGCTCGCCCTCGAGGGCACCGGGGACGTGCTCCGGCTGGTCGGGGCGATCTCCGAGCTGGACGGCGTCCTCGGCGCCGACGCGGGCCGCGACCTCGACGACTCGGAGTGA